TTTGCAACTTGAAAGACCTTTGACGTTTTGAAATGAATGTGAGGGGCATTTGTCTTGACATACTATTGTTTCTCTTCCAACCGCTCACTCCATTTAtattattctctctctttatctctgcgcCCCCCTCTACcattctctctgccctctctccacaATATCTGTCATCTCTGcctttctatctccctctttctctctgccccccctctcgcTGTCTCCCCGTCTCTTTCGCTTTGACCCCCCGTCCCCCGTCTCGCTTTCCCTCTCCAGTTGACCCTGTCTCCAGCGCAGCAGCAGATGTTTTTGCAGCAGGCCCAGGCCCAGCTCTTGGCAGCAGCCATGCAGCAGCAATCAGCCAGCCAGCAGAGCAGCACCACGGGGGCCAGCATCTCTGCCTCCGCAGCCACCCCCATCACACAGCTGCCCCTGTCCCAGCCCGTCCAGATCACCTCTGtaagagagatacacacacacaaatacatgagaatgtgtatagacacacacacacacacacacacacacacacacacacacacacacacacacacacacacacacacacacacacacacacacacacacacacacaatcccatcACTAGGGCTCGACGGAATCTGCAGGGGGCAGAGTATCCTGCTACCTGCTCTAGAAAGGGGTGTAAAATAAAATCCTGAAGTCAAACCCAATACTGCCTCAAAACATATAACAGCCACAGTGTCATCAATTGAATATGCAGGAAACACAGAGCTGTAATGTTCACATCATTCCCCCtcagattccctctgtctctactcatCTCCCAGGCCAGCTAAGCCAGCTGGGATACCCGTATGAGATGGCGACCTTCAGCAGTTACCTACCTGTAGTACACCTTTATATCACTGTTATATGAATGACTGGACCTGTAAAATCTACCTAGTAGTACTCATGTATAACACTGTTATATGAATGATTATAAGTATGCTGTAGTACGTTGTAACCTTTTCTCCCTGTGGAAGCTTAATGAAAACTTtcctctgttgatctctgttgtaTGAATGAGTGCACCTGTAGAATGAAGCTAGAATAAAGGCCAGCAGGCAGCAGCTACAGTATCACCTCTAGTAGACATGTACCCCCCTTACTTGTAGGACTAGACTTATAAATACTGGCTTCCCTGTAGTTACGAGGGTTCCTCACTtcctgtatttgtgtgtgtgtgtgtgagatgaccAACATCAGCATGAGTGGTGTGTGACtatacgtgtctgtgtgtgcctgtagtAATGTGTGCTCCTTTCTCCCGGTGGGTGTGTGCGTGAGGACTTTCAGCAGTtacagcagctgcagcagcagaACCTAACCATGCCCCAGTTTGTCCTGGTTCAACCTGGCCACCACATCGCCACCCAGCTGCAGCCTGGTCAGTTCATCATCTCACAGACGCCGCAGGGCCAGCAGAGTATGTACACAACGCAGAGTATgtactacacacactcacacacacacacacacacacacacacacacacacacacacatggacacaggcacgcacacacacgtgcacaaacatacacactcgCCCGTCCTCGCTCTCACCCTCCTTTCGTACCTCTTAAATGGTCTCCATAATTCTCTCAACAGGTTTCCTGCAAGCCCATAATCTTCTAACTCAACTACCTCAAAGCCAAGCCAACCTCCTGCAGACTCAGCCAAGCATCAACCTTGCCTCACAGGTCAGACACTACAACTATCACTACCATGTTTAGTTTGTCATTTCCTTTCAGCCCTAACCCCATACTTCCGTCCTGTAGCCAGCGACTCCGTCCCACACGATAGCAGCCACGCCCATCCAGCCCCTGTCCCACAGTCAGACCCCGCCCAAACGCCTGGACACACCCAGTCTGGAGGAGCCCAGCGACCTGGAGGAGCTGGAACAGTTCGCTAAGACCTTCAAACAGAGACGCATCAAACTGGGCTTCACACAGGTGGGTGTATGGTTGGTGTTGTGAGGGAGCTGTATGaaggtgtgtgtacgtgtgtacattctgtgtgtgtggtttggggtATTAGCGAACtgcaggaaggtgtgtgtgtgtatgcttgcatGAGTGTGCATACGTGTGTTTGTGTTAACAGCGGAGCTCtacctaaccctctctgtctcccccagggGGATGTTGGCCTGGCCATGGGCAAGCTGTATGGTAACGACTTCAGCCAGACCACCATTTCCCGCTTCGAGGCCTTGAACCTCAGCTTTAAGAACATGTGCAAGCTGAAGCCACTTCTGGAGAAGTGGCTCAACGATGCAGGTATGTCTCTGAGCTGTCcgacagctgtgtgtgtttgtactctaTTGTGTACCATATTATGCACTGCAGAGTACCTGGTCTTTACCTCCGTCCCTGTCCCTTGTCGCGGTGCTGTTTGTGCAGAGAATCTGTCGTCTGACCTGGCCCTGTCCAGCCCTTGCGGCCTGGGGTCCCCCGGTCTGGGCATGGAGGGGCTCAACCGCCGACGCAAGAAGAGGACCAGCATCGAGACCAACATCCGCGTGGCCTTAGAAAAGAGCTTTCTGGAGGTGAGTGAAGTGTTACAGTCTAGATTAGCGCTCACTTGTCTTCACTAACTTACCTCATCAACCAATTTTAGCACTTAAACCATTAGGAAGGGAATCAATGAAATGGAAAAGACTTCATTCAGCGTGTCTGGTAAACTGCCCTCCTGAAAATAACTGCCCCATGCTGAAAATAACTACCCCATGCTGAAAATAACTGCCCCATACTGAAAGAAACTGCCCCATACTGAAAGGAACTGCCCCATACTGAAAGAAACTGCCCCATACTGAAAGAAACTGCCCCATACTGAAAGAAACTGCCCCATACTGAAAGAAACTGCCCCATATTGAAAGAAACTGCCCCATATTGAAAGGAACTGCCCCATACTGAAAGGAACTGCCCCATACTGAAATGGAATACCTGGTCTTTTGCCCTCTTCAAGCAGAACCAAAAACCTACCTCTGAGGAGATCACCATAATTGCTGACCAGCTcaacatggagaaggaggtgatCCGGGTGTGGTTCTGTAACCGTCGGCAAAAAGAGAAGCGGATCAACCCCCCCAGCAGCGGACACAGCATCACAGGGACAGGCAGCACCCCCATCAAAACCATCTTCACCCCCAATAGCCCCTTGGTATTGACAAAACACACTGGCATGTACATGTACCACACACACTTGCACTTGCATGCATGGACACATACACAGtgtaagcatgcacacacacacacacacacacacacacacacacacacacacacacacacacacacacaagtaaagTGTATTTTTTTCTATTCTATGTTCAAGCCTTTTTCTTCTCTTTCCCTGGTGCAGGTGGCCAGTACGGCAAGCCTTGTGACCAGTAACACACCAACCACACTCACTTTAAACCCAGTGATGCCTCTCACCAGCACCAGCGTCTCCGGCCTGACCTTAACAGGTACACGGGGAAAGGGGAGGGACAGGATCATATTTGAAGAAAGAAATCTCAAATTAGGATTCAGGCATAATTCCCTTCCCGTTTCCCACCTGGTACTTAAAAACTAAACACCACCCTCCGGGTTCCGTCTCAGGCACGACGATCGGAGCGACCACAAACACGGCATCTGTCATCTCTACGGCACCCATGGTTACCGCGGTGACCAGCTCCACCTCGCTAAGCCCCTCCCCCACGGCCCTCCAGGCCACGGCAGCGGAGACGGATGGAACCCAGGAGCACACGGTGGTCATGCAGGCGCCATCGTCACTAGCAACCAATCTGGGGACAGGTCAGGTGATGGTGGCTGGACCGGGGCTGTCAGCGGCCCTGCAAGGAGCTGCCCAGTTACCCACCAGTTCTAGTTACGCCTCCATGGCTGGCCTTAACCCAGGACTGATGGCATCCTCACAGTTCACTCCTGGGTGAGTAGGACGGGAAAGGGT
This portion of the Oncorhynchus tshawytscha isolate Ot180627B linkage group LG26, Otsh_v2.0, whole genome shotgun sequence genome encodes:
- the pou2f1b gene encoding POU domain, class 2, transcription factor 1 isoform X2, coding for MADGGAASQDESSGPDSRMSNPSETSKCAMESQSGDGNTGVQTNGLDFQRQTVQATNAITNAHAQALLQQSKSEDSGAIPTSVQQGVLPQAQLMLAGGQIAGLTLSPAQQQMFLQQAQAQLLAAAMQQQSASQQSSTTGASISASAATPITQLPLSQPVQITSIPSVSTHLPGQLSQLGYPYEMATFSSYLPQLQQLQQQNLTMPQFVLVQPGHHIATQLQPGQFIISQTPQGQQSMYTTQSFLQAHNLLTQLPQSQANLLQTQPSINLASQPATPSHTIAATPIQPLSHSQTPPKRLDTPSLEEPSDLEELEQFAKTFKQRRIKLGFTQGDVGLAMGKLYGNDFSQTTISRFEALNLSFKNMCKLKPLLEKWLNDAVCAENLSSDLALSSPCGLGSPGLGMEGLNRRRKKRTSIETNIRVALEKSFLENQKPTSEEITIIADQLNMEKEVIRVWFCNRRQKEKRINPPSSGHSITGTGSTPIKTIFTPNSPLVASTASLVTSNTPTTLTLNPVMPLTSTSVSGLTLTGTTIGATTNTASVISTAPMVTAVTSSTSLSPSPTALQATAAETDGTQEHTVVMQAPSSLATNLGTGQVMVAGPGLSAALQGAAQLPTSSSYASMAGLNPGLMASSQFTPGGALLSLAPGGLGGAINPAMLSNSTLATIQGLWSALASGGTLPITSLDGSGNLLFANTSAGSTPNLVQPLFLNPQNLSLLTSNPVSLVSAGAAGGGALQVTANHQVTTATVPVPVSTITTASKAQ